The following nucleotide sequence is from Ensifer adhaerens.
GCCAGGAAATCGCCAGCGGCCGGGCGATCCTGCCTGCCAACATCAACCACCCGGAATCCGAGCCGATGATCATCGGCCGGAACTTTCTGGTGAAGATCAACGCCAATATCGGCAACTCCGCCGTCACCTCGTCGATGGCGGAAGAGGTCGAAAAGATGGTCTGGGCGACGCGCTGGGGCGCCGACACCGTCATGGACCTTTCGACCGGCCGCAACATCCACAACATCCGCGAATGGATCATCCGCAACTCACCGGTTCCGATCGGCACCGTGCCGCTTTACCAGGCGCTGGAAAAGGTCAACGGCATTGCCGAGGACCTCACCTGGGAAGTCTATCGCGACACGCTGATCGAACAGGCTGAACAGGGCGTCGACTATTTCACCATCCATGCCGGCGTCCGGCTGCACTACATCCCGCTCACCGTCGATCGCGTCACCGGCATCGTTTCGCGCGGCGGCTCGATCATGGCCAAGTGGTGTCTGCATCACCATCGCGAGAGCTTCCTTTACGAGCATTTCGAGGAAATCTGCGACATCTGCCGCGCCTATGACGTCTCCTTCTCGCTCGGCGACGGCCTGCGCCCCGGCTCGATCGCCGATGCCAACGACGCGGCACAATTCGCCGAACTCGAAACGCTCGGCGAGCTCACCAAGATCGCCTGGGCCAAGGATTGTCAGGTGATGATCGAAGGCCCCGGCCACGTGCCGATGCACAAGATCAAGGAGAACATGGACAAGCAACTCGCCGTCTGCGGCGAGGCGCCGTTCTACACACTCGGACCGCTGACGACGGACATTGCGCCCGGCTACGACCACATCACGTCGGGCATCGGCGCGGCGATGATCGGCTGGTTCGGCACCGCCATGCTCTGCTACGTCACGCCGAAGGAGCATCTCGGTCTTCCCGATCGCAACGACGTCAAGGTCGGCGTCATCACCTACAAGATCGCCGCCCATGCCGCCGATCTCGCCAAGGGCCATCCGGCCGCCCAGGTGCGCGACGACGCGCTATCGCGCGCGCGCTTCGAATTCCGCTGGGAGGACCAGTTCAACCTCTCGCTCGACCCGGAGACGGCCCGTAACTTCCACGACGAGACACTGCCGAAGGAAGCGCACAAGGTCGCGCATTTCTGCTCCATGTGCGGCCCGAAATTCTGCTCGATGCGGATCTCGCACGACATCCGCGCAGAAGCGCAGAAGGAAGGCCTGGAGGCAATGGCCGCGAAATACCGCGAGGGCGGCGACCTCTATATGCCGGTGGAAGGGGCGGCTGGCGCGGCCGAGTAGACGACAGAGACTCGTTGAAGGGGCCAGTCACGGCCCCTTCAGTTCACTCAGGGCTCCGCCTCCCGCCTCGGAAGCGGAAGCGGCGATCGCCAAGGCTCTCCTCCTCCGTCATGCTTGGGCTTGAGCCGAGCATGACGGAGGGTGGGAGGCGCGCCAACGACCCCGTTCAATCAACAAACATGCAACGTCCTCTGTCCCTCTCGCGACGCCTCAGCGATGAGGGCGATCATCTGTATGTCGTGGCCGCCGCCAGAGGCCCGCACCTTGCGCTCCGTGTCGCCCGTCCCCCCAATTGCTTGTCCCCACATCGATTGAACGATATGCAAGGCGCACGCAAAAGTCGCTGTCGGCGAAATTCATTCGCGGCGGGCAGCCGAACTGTACCCGCGCAAAAGTCCTGCAGGACGACGCAAGAACGCCGTTTGCACAAGGAGAATGACTTGAGGACATGCCTGTTGAGACTGACGGCCTTGTCCATAGGAGCCCTTGCAGCATTCGGCGGAGATCTGCCGCGCCTCAACGGTGACCGGGGCTTTGCCGGGGGCCTTTCCTGGATTTCCGCTGCCCATGCGGACGACGCCGATGCCGGCGGCACGAATGGTGAAGGTGCCGCGGGCGGCAGCGACCAAGGTAGCGAAAACGTCGGGAGCGGCGGAAGCAACGGCACAGAGGGTGGCGGCGATTGGGGCTCCGGCGATGGTAGCGGCGTGGGCGGCGAGCCCGGCGGGACCGGGGCTGGCGGTGGAGGCGGCGTCATCGACGGAAGCGGCCTGAGCGGCGGAGACAGCGAGCGCCACTCATCCTCTTCGCGCGACGGGCGGGATTACGGACCAACCGGCAGCGTATGGTACGGCGGCAGCAGTTTCCTCAATCTTTTTCGCCGGACACCGGAAGAGCCTCCCGAGGGGAGCGGGCCAGAGTCTTCCACCCGGCAGAAGAGCGATGCGGGATCCCGCAAAAGCGCGGGTCACACCAGAACAGAGCCCTGAAGAGATGTCTGCTTCGTCGCGCCGAAGGATGCCGTGTGCTGTTTATCGCGGACATAGAAGCGTCTGCGCCTGGATGCTTGGGCCAAGCCCTGGCATACCGGAGCAGCGGGAGGCGCGCTATCGATCCCGTTCGATCAACGAACGCGCAACGTCCCTATAGCCCTATAGCCCTCTAGCGACCACTCACCATCCGCTCGACCACATCGAGCAGCACGTTGGCGCCGGCGACCAGATCATCCGGCTCCGTGTGTTCGCGCGGATTATGGCTGATGCCGTCGCGGCTCGGAACGAAGATCATCGCCGTCGGCGCGATGCGGGCGATCATCTGGGCGTCATGACCGGCGCCCGAAGTCATGCGCCGGCTCTTGAGGCCTCGCGCCTTCGCCGAAGCCTCGACCGCTGCGACGATGCCCTGATCGAAGGCGACCGGCTGGAAGCGTGCCAGCCGCTCGACCGAGATCGTTACCCCCTCTTCCGCGCCGATGCGCACCAGAAAGTCCGCAAGCGCCGCTTCGAGCGCCTGCAGCCGATCCTCGTCCGGATCGCGCAGATCGACGGTGAAGGCGGCACGCGATGGGATGACGTTGATCGCGTCGGGCTCGAAACGCATGGTGCCAATGGTCGCGACACTCGGCGCGTTCGACCGGGCAATATGCTCGCGCAGGAAGAGGCCGACACGCGCGGCCGCGAGACCGGCGTCGGAACGCATTGCCATCGGCGTGGTGCCGGCATGGTTGGCGACGCCATCGATCGTCACGCGCTGCCAGGAAATGCCCTGCAGGTTCTCGACGGCACCGATCGAAAAGCCCTCGCGCTGCAGCACCGGCCCCTGCTCGATATGAAGCTCGACATAGGCGTGGGGCTTGAGGAACCCCGGCTCGATGTTGCCGGCATAGCCAATCCGCTCGAGTTCCTCGCCCAGCGACGAGCCATCCGTGCCGATGGTCGCGAGCGCTGCGTCCAGCGGCAGGCCGCCGGCATAGACGAGCGAGCCGAGCATGTCGGGCGCAAAACGCACGCCCTCCTCATTGGTAAAGGCGGCAACGACGATCGGTCGGGCCGGCGTCACGCCACGGTCCTTCAGCGTCTCGATTACTTCGAGCGCGGCGAGTACGCCGTAACATCCGTCATAGATGCCGGCATTGATGACCGTATCGATGTGCGAGCCGAGCATGATCGGCGCTTCGCCGCTGTTTTCCTCGCTGCGCCAGATGCCGAAGATGTTACCAATCTGATCCACGGCCACATCGAGGCCCGCCGCCTCGATCCAGGCGACGAGGCGGTTGCGGCCGGCCTTGTCGTTGTCGGAGCCGGCCAGCCGGGTCAGTCGCCCTTCTGCATCGCGACCGATTTCGCCAAGCTCGCGGATGCGCCCGATGAGGCGCGCGGCGTCGATGGAAGGAAATGACATGTTATTCCTGCTTTCATGCGGATTTTGGTTCATGGCCGGCTATCAGCCAACGCCAGTCTCTGCCGGATAATCTCGGCGTGATAACGCGCGCCGAAGATCAGGGCGTCGTCGTTGAAGTCGTAACGCGGATTGTGCAGCGGCGCCGATGTCTCGCCATTGCCGATGAAGACGAAGCAGCCCGGAACGTGCTCAAGGAAGCGTGCGAAATCCTCCGAGCCGGTCATCGGCTCGGCGGCCGTTGCGACATTCCCGGTCCCGAACACCGTTTCTGCTGCGGCAAAGGCGTGGCCGGTCAAGGCCGGGTCATTGATCAGTGGCACGAACTCGCGCGTGTAGTTGACCTCGACCTCGCAGCCATAGGCATCCGCCGTACCCTTGGCGATCACCCGCATCTCCGCTTCGATCCTGGTGCTGACCTCCGGGCGGAAGCTGCGGGCATCGCCGAGGATGCGGGCGAGACCGGGCAGCGCGTTGCGCGTGCCGTCGGTCAAAAGCTCGGTGACCGAAACGACACCGATATCCGTCGGCGAGAGGCGGCGCGACACGATCGTCTGCAGATTGACGACGGTGGCGCAGGCGGCGACCAGCGTCTCGTTACCCCAGTGCGGCCGCGCCGCGTGCCCGCCGACGCCTTTGAGCACGATCTCGAAATTGTCCTCCGCCGACATGATGGCGCCGACGCGGGTTTCGAAACGGCCGACCGGCAGCCCCGGCATGTTGTGCAGGCCGTAGATTTCGTCGAAGGGAAAACGTTCCATCAGTCCGTCGTCGAGCATCGCCAGCGCGCCCTTGCCCCACTCCTCGGCCGGCTGGAAGATAAAGCATGCGGTACCATCGAAGCCGCCGTCTTCGGCGAGCATCTTGGCGGCGCCAAGCAGCATGGCCGTGTGACCGTCATGGCCGCAGGCATGCATGGTGCCGGGCTTCGTCGAGCGATAGGGAAGCTCTCCCTGTTCCGGTATCCGCAGCGCATCCATGTCGGCCCGAAGCGCTATGGCGCGGTTGCCGCTGCCGCGTTTCAGCCGACCGACAACGCCGGTACCACCGACACCTTCCACCACCTCGTCGAGCCCGAATTCCCTGAGCTTTGCCGCAACGAAGGATGAGGTGCGTTGTTCCTCGAAACCGAATTCCGGGTGCGCGTGCACGTCGCGGCGCCAGGCGGTCATGTCCTTCACAAGCCGGTCAAAATCCATTCCCGCCATGGTCATCCTCTTTCGTTCGATGTGTTGGCGACGGTCTCGGGCGACAGGCCGACCAAGGCAGCATAACGCTCTGGGTCCGTCGCACCCTCGGTATTGATGACGAAGACGCGCGACTGCGCGGTCAGTCCGAGCGTTTCCCGCAGCGCTGGATCGCGGGCAACCGAAAGCAGCCCGGCCAGGCCGACGCCGCCGCTTTCGCCGGACACGATCGCCGGGTCAGAGCCTGTCGGCCGCGCAAGCCGGTTCATCACCGAAACGGCATCCTCCTCGTCGACGGTCATGAAGGCATCGGCGACGCGCGACAGGATACGCCAGGCGACAAGCGACGGCTCGTAGCATTCGAGCATCGCCATGATCGTCGGCTCGCCATGCGCCACCTTGACCGGATGTCCGGCTCTGGCGCTTTCGTAGAGGCAGGCGGCGCGCGCCGGATCGACGACGACGAAACGTGGACGCTCTGCGCCATAACGTAGCGCCAGATGCCCCGCGGTCGCCGCCGCAATGCCGCCAACGCCCGCCTGCACGAACACATGCGTCGGAGGCTCTTCCATCTGCCGCAGCGCCTCGCTCAGCAGCGCCGTGTAGCCCTGCATCACCAGGCCGGGAATGTATTCGTAGCCCGGCCAGGTGGTGTCCGAGACGACGGTCCAGCCATTTTCGTCACAGACCCGCGCGGCCTCCCGGACGGAATCGTCGTAGGTCCCGGCAACGCGGACGATCTCCGCGCCATAGGCCGCGATCGCCTCGATGCGCGTTTCGCTGACGCCTCCGTGCACGAAGATCACCGCTTTCGCGCCGACAAGCCGGGCGCCCATGGCAACCGAGCGGCCGTGATTGCCATCGGTGGCGCAGCCGAAGGTCTGGGCGGCGGCAATTGCCCGAACCTCTGGCCGGTCGAGATCGTCGAGATCGATGCTGCGACCGAGACGCCGTTCCGCCTCCTCGACCACCAGCCGGATCACCGCATAGGAACCGCCAAGCGCCTTGAAACTGCCGAGACCCAGGCGTTGGCCTTCGTCCTTGACGAAGACGCCCGCAATACCGAGTTCGTCCGCCAATGCGGGCAAGGCATGAAGCGGCGTCGGCCGATGGTCGGGGCGGCGCGCAAGCTGCTGCTCGACACGGGCGGCGGCGGCAAGCGACAGCATGTCGGCATCCGCGGGCAGTAGCGAGTGGCCGAAATCGGCATGGGAATTGGCGAGAAACATGGTGCAATCTCCGTAGACCACGAAAATCTATTTCATCGTTGCCGAGAAATGCGCTCTAAATGGCCGTCGAGAATGCAAGTTTGTAAAGTTAATGGGGTGCCGTGGCGTGGGGTTCCACCTTCAGGGCCCGGAGAGCAGGAACCGAAAGGCACTGGATGGCACCGTCGAAAAAGCCACAGGTCGAACTGGATCGCTTCGATCTTGCGATTCTCGCCATCCTGCAGAAGGACAATACGACGCCGCAGCGCCAGATCGGCGAGGCGGTCAATCTGTCGGCGCCCGCCGTCCAGCGGCGGATCAAGCGCATGGAAGAAACCGGCGTCATCCGCGCCAATGTCGCGCTGATCGATCCGGTCAGCGTCAATCAGGCGCTGACGATCCTGGTGGAGGTGGAGGTCGAAAGCGAGCAGATCGCCCTGCTCGATGCGGCCAAGGCGGCATTCACGGCGGCACCCGAAGTGCAGCAATGCTACTATGTCACCGGTGACGTCGACTTCATGCTCGTCGTCATCGTGCCGACCATGGCCGACTACGAGGCCTTCACCCGGCGCATGTTCTTCGGCAATGCGAACATCAAGCGCTTCCGCACCTTCGTGACGATGGATCCGGTGAAGGTCGGACTTTCGGTCCCGCTCTAGGACAAGTCCGGAAGCGGCGCAGCGATTGCCCGACGTTGGAATTCACGGTCTATTTCGTGCCGGAGAGCGCCTTCTTCTCGGCGTCCGCATCGAGCGGCTGCCCGGCGCCGATCGACGTCAGAAAAGCATCGACGGTCTCAAGCGAAGAGGCGGGCGCATAGCCGTCTCCGCCTTCCGGCCTAGTGACGGCGAGCCGCGTCTGCCAGGTCGACGCCTTGCGGCAGGCGACCGACACCAGACCGGGCTCACCGGGCTGGGCGAGTTCGTATTCGCGGCAGAGCTGCCCCGAGCCGAGCTCGAAGGCCGATACCAGCCGGACCGTCCCCTGCCCTTCTCCAACGGCGACTTCGTCTCCCGAAGCCGCCTTGTCAAGGATGGCGGAGAGCGCCGGGCCGACAGTGCCGGCCACCTGCATCGCGCCCGGCACCCCGCCTGGATCCGCCAGCCCACCGCCGCGAAGCAGGTAGCCGCCAGCGCCGCCGACGACCACCAGCAGCGACGCTGCCAGCGCCATCAGAAACCGCGAGGGGCTACCGTTCGGCGACGCCGGCTGATCCGCAGGGCGCCGGAAGGCCACGACATTATCGCCGGCTGCAGCCGGTGCGTCCGCCGCGCGCGCTGCGTCGCCCGCGGCCGCCGCCATGGCCCGCACCTTAGCGACCAGTTCGTCCGGCACCGGCTCGTCGAGCACCGGCTTCAGCGCCTCGCTTGCGGCGGCGCGCGTTTCCATGAACATCGCCACGCGCGCCATCAATTCGTCGTCCGTTTCCAGCGCCGCCTCGACACGGCGCATTGTCGCCTCGTCGAGTTCGCCGTCGGCGAACGCCATCAAGATCTCATCGCTGAATTCCGTGTCGCTCATCTTGTCCCGCCTCTCATGTCCTGTGAACGCGCGACCGGCGGTTCTATTCCCGTTGCCTCCGCAAGATTTTTACGCGCCCGGGCGAGCCTGCTCATGACGGTTCCGATCGGAATGCCGAGAACTTCGGCTGCCTCCTTGTAGGAAAGCTCCTCGACGCAGGTGAGGATCAGTACCTCGCGCTGTTCGAGCACCAGGCCGTCGATCGCAGCCGCCACGCTCTTCAGCGCCATGCGCGCCTCGCTCCCGGCCTCGCCCGAAGGAACGGCGAGTTCGGCCTGCGCCTCGATCTCCTCCGTCGGGCCGGCGGTCTTCTGCCGGCGCAGCTGGTCGATCCAGAGGTTGCGCAGGATGCGGAACATCCAGGCGTCAAAGCGCGTGCCTTCCTCGAAGCGGTCCGAACCGGCTAGCGCCTTTTCGCAGGCCGCCTGCACCAGATCGTCGGCCACGTCGCGCGACCGGCAAAGCGAAATGGCAAAGCGGCGCAGGTTCGGCAGAAACGCGACCAGGCGCTCGCCGAAGACGATGGTCGGATCCGTCATCGGGCGTTCCTTTTGGCGCTACCCTTCGTCACCGGTGGAATAATTTGTCCATTCATCCGTTGAGCGTTATGGGAACTACACCCGAAAGTCACCACTTATGGTCCGTCCGTTCACGGTAAGCTTTCGTTTTCGGATGCCGCTACACAAGGAGAAAACCTTGAAAAAACGCCTGTTTCGACTGACCGTCCTGTCGTTGTGCGGCCTGGCAACCGGTGCTGGGGATCTCTCCTTTGGCGGTAGTAACGATGGCAATTCAACCGTTCGCTTTGCCCCAATCAGTCAGGCCCAGGCGGACGACGACGATGACGATGGTGGCGGTGGCGGTTCGTCCCGCGGCTCAGGCGATCGCGACTCAAGCAACACCTGGCGGGGAGGCGGCAATCTGCTCGATCTCTTCCGCGGGACGTCGGAGCGCCGCGTCGTGCGCCAGCGTCCGGCAGCGCGCCGGGCAACGCATGTTCCCGGTGAAATCATCGCGCTCGGTCTCAACGATGCCGCTATCCAGCGCCTTGCGGAAAGCGGCTTCACAGTGCGTGCACGAGAGCCGCTCGGGCTTTCGAC
It contains:
- the thiC gene encoding phosphomethylpyrimidine synthase ThiC, which codes for MNIATKPAALTVTQGPLPASRKIHKPGVLHPDIRVPMREIALHPTSGEQPVTVYDSSGAYTADDAEIRIEDGLPRLRRNWIVDRGDVETYEGRVVRPEDNGFVSGDRLTPTFPFQHAPLKATGGRAVTQLAYARAGIITPEMEFVAIRENLGRDAARAKVRDGESFGAHIPDHVTPEFVRQEIASGRAILPANINHPESEPMIIGRNFLVKINANIGNSAVTSSMAEEVEKMVWATRWGADTVMDLSTGRNIHNIREWIIRNSPVPIGTVPLYQALEKVNGIAEDLTWEVYRDTLIEQAEQGVDYFTIHAGVRLHYIPLTVDRVTGIVSRGGSIMAKWCLHHHRESFLYEHFEEICDICRAYDVSFSLGDGLRPGSIADANDAAQFAELETLGELTKIAWAKDCQVMIEGPGHVPMHKIKENMDKQLAVCGEAPFYTLGPLTTDIAPGYDHITSGIGAAMIGWFGTAMLCYVTPKEHLGLPDRNDVKVGVITYKIAAHAADLAKGHPAAQVRDDALSRARFEFRWEDQFNLSLDPETARNFHDETLPKEAHKVAHFCSMCGPKFCSMRISHDIRAEAQKEGLEAMAAKYREGGDLYMPVEGAAGAAE
- a CDS encoding Zn-dependent hydrolase, whose protein sequence is MSFPSIDAARLIGRIRELGEIGRDAEGRLTRLAGSDNDKAGRNRLVAWIEAAGLDVAVDQIGNIFGIWRSEENSGEAPIMLGSHIDTVINAGIYDGCYGVLAALEVIETLKDRGVTPARPIVVAAFTNEEGVRFAPDMLGSLVYAGGLPLDAALATIGTDGSSLGEELERIGYAGNIEPGFLKPHAYVELHIEQGPVLQREGFSIGAVENLQGISWQRVTIDGVANHAGTTPMAMRSDAGLAAARVGLFLREHIARSNAPSVATIGTMRFEPDAINVIPSRAAFTVDLRDPDEDRLQALEAALADFLVRIGAEEGVTISVERLARFQPVAFDQGIVAAVEASAKARGLKSRRMTSGAGHDAQMIARIAPTAMIFVPSRDGISHNPREHTEPDDLVAGANVLLDVVERMVSGR
- a CDS encoding M20 aminoacylase family protein; translated protein: MAGMDFDRLVKDMTAWRRDVHAHPEFGFEEQRTSSFVAAKLREFGLDEVVEGVGGTGVVGRLKRGSGNRAIALRADMDALRIPEQGELPYRSTKPGTMHACGHDGHTAMLLGAAKMLAEDGGFDGTACFIFQPAEEWGKGALAMLDDGLMERFPFDEIYGLHNMPGLPVGRFETRVGAIMSAEDNFEIVLKGVGGHAARPHWGNETLVAACATVVNLQTIVSRRLSPTDIGVVSVTELLTDGTRNALPGLARILGDARSFRPEVSTRIEAEMRVIAKGTADAYGCEVEVNYTREFVPLINDPALTGHAFAAAETVFGTGNVATAAEPMTGSEDFARFLEHVPGCFVFIGNGETSAPLHNPRYDFNDDALIFGARYHAEIIRQRLALADSRP
- a CDS encoding diaminopropionate ammonia-lyase codes for the protein MFLANSHADFGHSLLPADADMLSLAAAARVEQQLARRPDHRPTPLHALPALADELGIAGVFVKDEGQRLGLGSFKALGGSYAVIRLVVEEAERRLGRSIDLDDLDRPEVRAIAAAQTFGCATDGNHGRSVAMGARLVGAKAVIFVHGGVSETRIEAIAAYGAEIVRVAGTYDDSVREAARVCDENGWTVVSDTTWPGYEYIPGLVMQGYTALLSEALRQMEEPPTHVFVQAGVGGIAAATAGHLALRYGAERPRFVVVDPARAACLYESARAGHPVKVAHGEPTIMAMLECYEPSLVAWRILSRVADAFMTVDEEDAVSVMNRLARPTGSDPAIVSGESGGVGLAGLLSVARDPALRETLGLTAQSRVFVINTEGATDPERYAALVGLSPETVANTSNERG
- a CDS encoding Lrp/AsnC family transcriptional regulator produces the protein MAPSKKPQVELDRFDLAILAILQKDNTTPQRQIGEAVNLSAPAVQRRIKRMEETGVIRANVALIDPVSVNQALTILVEVEVESEQIALLDAAKAAFTAAPEVQQCYYVTGDVDFMLVVIVPTMADYEAFTRRMFFGNANIKRFRTFVTMDPVKVGLSVPL
- a CDS encoding anti-sigma factor family protein, producing MSDTEFSDEILMAFADGELDEATMRRVEAALETDDELMARVAMFMETRAAASEALKPVLDEPVPDELVAKVRAMAAAAGDAARAADAPAAAGDNVVAFRRPADQPASPNGSPSRFLMALAASLLVVVGGAGGYLLRGGGLADPGGVPGAMQVAGTVGPALSAILDKAASGDEVAVGEGQGTVRLVSAFELGSGQLCREYELAQPGEPGLVSVACRKASTWQTRLAVTRPEGGDGYAPASSLETVDAFLTSIGAGQPLDADAEKKALSGTK
- a CDS encoding RNA polymerase sigma factor; translation: MTDPTIVFGERLVAFLPNLRRFAISLCRSRDVADDLVQAACEKALAGSDRFEEGTRFDAWMFRILRNLWIDQLRRQKTAGPTEEIEAQAELAVPSGEAGSEARMALKSVAAAIDGLVLEQREVLILTCVEELSYKEAAEVLGIPIGTVMSRLARARKNLAEATGIEPPVARSQDMRGGTR